The following coding sequences lie in one Candidatus Binataceae bacterium genomic window:
- a CDS encoding fatty acid desaturase, protein MPVFLIQLALGKPRLLLAIAFYVSLYGLRFQRFARMFSAKHLEAHRPKGYFSEKYSKFLGRYVEFFLGYLYGNVPELDRTVHVRLHHRENGGLDDTAESRGYDRTSRLDFLWYLSNNIWTVLGIAPYAYFKASGDEESRKRLFWGLARYYVYFGAVVIYDWRIGALFVLVPLLCMNFITAIIAWVQHAFYDPEHPEDYFAHTATVLDEINFMNEGYHLCHHHRAGLHWTEMPVHFERIRDRMRKSGALVFRDLDFMGLFFALTLSRRIDVLAEKLVPWEPMNHEQRLALLAKRTGSGLVH, encoded by the coding sequence ATGCCAGTTTTCCTGATCCAACTCGCTTTAGGAAAACCTCGACTGCTGCTCGCGATCGCCTTTTATGTTTCCCTTTACGGTCTCAGGTTCCAACGGTTTGCGAGAATGTTCAGCGCCAAACACCTGGAGGCTCACCGGCCTAAAGGCTACTTCTCAGAGAAGTATAGTAAGTTCTTAGGCCGTTACGTTGAATTTTTTCTGGGATATTTGTACGGAAACGTTCCGGAACTGGACCGGACTGTTCATGTTCGTCTCCACCATCGAGAGAACGGGGGACTCGATGATACCGCCGAGTCCAGAGGCTACGATCGAACGAGTCGGCTAGATTTCCTGTGGTATCTCTCGAACAACATTTGGACGGTTTTAGGGATTGCCCCATACGCTTACTTTAAGGCGAGCGGCGACGAAGAGAGCCGAAAACGCCTGTTCTGGGGTTTAGCCAGGTACTACGTCTACTTCGGGGCGGTCGTTATCTACGATTGGAGAATCGGGGCGCTGTTCGTGTTGGTTCCTCTTCTCTGCATGAACTTCATCACGGCAATCATTGCATGGGTCCAGCACGCCTTCTATGACCCAGAACATCCCGAGGATTATTTTGCGCATACTGCCACCGTTCTGGATGAGATCAACTTCATGAACGAAGGATACCACCTCTGTCATCATCACCGAGCTGGCTTACACTGGACCGAAATGCCGGTCCATTTCGAGCGAATTCGCGACCGGATGAGAAAGTCCGGGGCTCTGGTTTTCCGCGACCTGGATTTCATGGGACTGTTCTTCGCCTTGACCCTCAGTCGAAGAATAGATGTGCTTGCTGAGAAACTTGTCCCTTGGGAGCCCATGAACCACGAGCAGAGATTGGCTTTGTTGGCGAAAAGAACTGGATCGGGACTTGTTCATTGA